The Candidatus Latescibacterota bacterium region TGCATCGTTGCCGAGAACGATTGGTCAAAAGCCGCACTGCCTTGAGCAATCAGGCAAGAGCCTTGCTGCTGGAGATGGGGCTGGCCGTGCCGCAAGGCTTTCGGTACCTGCGGAGGCTGTTGCCGGAAATGGTGGAAGATACCGAGAACATTCTGACTTTGAGAATGCGTGATCTGTTGTCTGACATGTATGCTGAATTTGTTGATATTGAGGTGAGGATCAAGAAATATGACGCAATGCTGGAAACCATATGCAAAGAATCTGAGGCATGCCGCCGGATACGAAAGATACCAGGATTTGGGCCACTGTGCGCTACGGCTTTTGTGGCAGCAGTAGGTGATGCAAAAACCTTTAAAAACGGAAGGCAACTTGCGGCCTGGGCAGGCCTTGTGCCGCGACAACATTCCTCTGGCAACAAACAGTGGCTTGGGAGTATCAGCAAGCGTGGTAATAAATATTTGCGAACGCTGCTGATTCATGGAGGGCGATCATTGTTGAAATATTGCCAAGATAAAACGGATTTTCGGAGTCGATGGTTGGCGGCCTTGATGGAACGAAGAGGAAACGCAAGAGCGTCAGTGGCCCAAGCTAACAAAATGGCGCGTATGGCGTGGGCGGTGCTGGCAAAAGACGAAGAATATCAGGCAATAGCGTAACCTACGGCATAACTTTTCAACGAAATGCAACAAGAAGCCGATTGATGACAAACAGGTCGAACCGGCCTTGGAAAAACCTGAAGCGAACAACGGCCCCAAGGCCGCAGAATTG contains the following coding sequences:
- a CDS encoding IS110 family transposase — protein: MKNVATIGVDLAKNIFQIYGADKWGNKVLERRVSRRNLLEFFVNLKPCLVGMEACGGSHHWAREIEKLGHEVRQMPPQYVKPYVKTNKNDRNDAEAICEAVTRPTMHFVPTKNIEQQDIQAVHRCRERLVKSRTALSNQARALLLEMGLAVPQGFRYLRRLLPEMVEDTENILTLRMRDLLSDMYAEFVDIEVRIKKYDAMLETICKESEACRRIRKIPGFGPLCATAFVAAVGDAKTFKNGRQLAAWAGLVPRQHSSGNKQWLGSISKRGNKYLRTLLIHGGRSLLKYCQDKTDFRSRWLAALMERRGNARASVAQANKMARMAWAVLAKDEEYQAIA